The following proteins are encoded in a genomic region of Haloarcula marina:
- a CDS encoding winged helix-turn-helix transcriptional regulator, with protein sequence MSSEVFSDSAEPEENGPCALIESLEQIGSKWRLIVLNELQTGERRFNELKRATDASSRTLSRVLDDLQEMDFVERRLEEDAPVATYYRLTPKGESLCPVFTEIEGWANEWLASCEN encoded by the coding sequence ATGTCATCAGAAGTCTTCTCAGATTCGGCCGAACCCGAGGAAAACGGCCCGTGCGCGCTCATCGAGTCGCTCGAACAAATCGGCTCGAAGTGGCGGCTCATCGTCCTCAACGAACTGCAAACCGGTGAGCGGCGATTCAACGAACTGAAGCGGGCGACGGACGCGAGTTCCCGGACGCTGTCGCGCGTGCTGGACGACTTACAGGAGATGGACTTCGTCGAGCGCCGCCTCGAAGAGGACGCGCCCGTCGCGACGTACTACCGCCTCACGCCGAAAGGCGAGTCGCTGTGTCCCGTCTTCACCGAAATCGAGGGGTGGGCCAACGAGTGGCTCGCCTCGTGTGAGAACTGA